From a single Theropithecus gelada isolate Dixy chromosome 8, Tgel_1.0, whole genome shotgun sequence genomic region:
- the PNOC gene encoding prepronociceptin isoform X2: MARSSWQLSPAAPEHVAAALYQPRASEMQHLRRMPRVRSLFQEQEEPEPGMEEAGEMEQKQLQKRFGGFTGARKSARKLANQKRFSEFMRQYLVLSMQSSQRRRTLHQNGNV, encoded by the coding sequence ATGGCTAGGAGCTCTTGGCAGCTCAGCCCTGCCGCCCCAGAGCATGTGGCGGCTGCTCTCTACCAGCCGAGAGCTTCAGAGATGCAGCATCTGCGGCGAATGCCCCGAGTCCGGAGCCTGTTCCAGGAGCAGGAGGAGCCTGAGCCTGGCATGGAGGAGGCTGGTGAGATGGAGCAGAAGCAGCTGCAGAAGAGATTTGGGGGCTTCACTGGGGCCCGGAAGTCGGCCCGGAAGTTGGCCAATCAGAAGCGGTTCAGTGAGTTTATGAGGCAGTACTTGGTCCTGAGCATGCAGTCCAGCCAGCGCCGGCGCACCCTGCACCAGAATGGTAATGTGTAG
- the ZNF395 gene encoding zinc finger protein 395: MASVLSRRLGKRSLLGARVLGPSASEGPSAAPPSEPLLEGAAPQPFIASDDTPCQEQPKEVLKAPSTSGLQQVAFQPGQKVYVWYRGQECTGLVEQHSWMEGQVTVWLLEQKLQVSCRVEEVWLAELQGPCPQALPLEPGAQALAYRPVSRNIDVPKRKSDAVEMDEMMAAMVLTSLSCSPVVQSPPGTEANFSASRAACDPWKESGDVSDSGSSTTSGHWSGSSGVSTPSPPHPQASPKYLGDAFGSPQTDHGFETDPDPFLLDEPAPRKRKNSVKVMYKCLWPNCGKVLRSIVGIKRHIKALHLGDTVDSDQFKREEDFYYTEMQMKEESATAAAAAVGTLVPGTPTTEPTPTPSMTGMPLSALPPPLHKAQSSGPEHPGQESSLPSGALSKSAPGSFWHIQADHAYQALPSFQIPVSPHIYTSVSWAAAPSTACSLSPVRSRSLSFSEPQQPAPVMKSHLIVTSPPRAQSGARKARGEAKKCRKVYGIEHRDQWCTACRWKKACQRFLD; the protein is encoded by the exons ATGGCGAGCGTCCTGTCCCGGCGCCTTGGAAAGCGGTCCCTCCTGGGAGCCCGGGTGTTGGGACCCAGTGCCTCGGAGGGGCCCTCGGCCGCCCCACCCTCGGAGCCACTGCTGGAAGGGGCCGCTCCCCAGCCTTTCATCGCCTCCGATGACACCCCCTGCCAGGAGCAGCCGAAGGAAGTCCTTAAGGCTCCCAGCACCTCGGGCCTTCAGCAGGTGGCCTTTCAGCCTGGGCAGAAG GTTTATGTGTGGTATCGGGGTCAAGAGTGCACAGGACTGGTGGAGCAGCACAGCTGGATGGAGGGTCAGGTGACCGTCTGGCTGCTGGAGCAGAAGCTGCAGGTCTCCTGCAGGGTGGAGGAAGTGTGGCTGGCGGAGCTGCAGGGCCCCTGTCCCCAGGCACTACCCCTGGAGCCCGGAGCCCAGGCCCTGGCCTACAGGCCTGTCTCCAGGAACATCGATGTCCCAAAGAG GAAGTCGGACGCAGTGGAAATGGATGAGATGATGGCGGCCATGGTGCTGACGTCCCTGTCCTGCAGCCCTGTTGTGCAGAGTCCTCCCGGGACCGAGGCCAACTTCTCTG CTTCCCGTGCGGCCTGTGACCCGTGGAAGGAGAGCGGTGACGTCTCGGACAGCGGCAGCAGCACTACCAGCGGTCACTGGAGTGGGAGCAGTGGTGTCTCCACCCCctcgcccccccacccccaggccagcCCCAAGTATTTGGGGGATGCTTTTGGTTCTCCCCAAACTGATCATGGCTTTGAGACCGATCCTGACCCTTTCCTGTTGGATGAACCAGCTCCACGAAAAAGAAAG AACTCTGTGAAGGTGATGTACAAGTGCCTGTGGCCAAACTGTGGCAAAGTGCTGCGCTCCATTGTGGGCATCAAACGACACATCAAAGCCCTCCACCTGGG GGACACGGTGGACTCTGATCAGTTCAAGCGGGAGGAGGATTTCTACTACACAGAGATGCAGATGAAGGAGGAATCTGCcaccgctgctgctgctgctgtgggcACCCTGGTCCCTGGGACTCCCACCACCGAGCCAACTCCCACCCCCAGCATGACCGGCATGCCTCTGTCCGCTCTTCCACCACCTCTGCACAAAGCTCAGTCCTCCGGCCCAGAACATCCTGGCCAGGAGtcctccctgccctcaggggcTCTCAGCAAGTCAGCTCCTGGGTCCTTCTGGCACATTCAGGCTGATCATGCCTACCAG GCTCTGCCGTCCTTCCAGATCCCTGTCTCACCACACATCTACACCAGTGTCAGCTGGGCTGCCGCCCCCTCCACTGCCTGCTCCCTCTCTCCG GTCCGGAGCCGGTCGCTAAGCTTCAGCGAGCCCCAGCAGCCAGCACCTGTGATGAAATCTCACCTGATCGTCACTTCTCCACCCCGGGCCCAGAGTGGTGCCAG GAAAGCCCGAGGGGAGGCTAAGAAGTGCCGTAAGGTGTATGGCATCGAGCACCGGGACCAGTGGTGCACAGCCTGCCGGTGGAAGAAGGCCTGCCAGCGCTTCCTGGACTGA